Proteins from a single region of Sciurus carolinensis unplaced genomic scaffold, mSciCar1.2, whole genome shotgun sequence:
- the LOC124975388 gene encoding putative vomeronasal receptor-like protein 4 — MKMKQNFSYFAIRNAFYPQAGIGISANTFLLCLHIAAVFGGPKSRLTDLPITHLALTHILMLLTMGLLVSTDVWEAQDIPHDFKCKVLIFLNKVMRGLSISTTCVLSVLQAVTISPNGSWLANFKFKSTNTIVWLFLFLWVLTMSISSNLILCTVASPNKTQPGLLFLTNHCSFLLMSYRHRYLFVALMAFRDLLFLGLMVLSSAYMIFLLHRHKQRTMSLHSSRFSPRSSPEQRATHTILLLISCFEILYCVDSIISLFIGVTCINDPILVCLQMLVANGYGTISPLVLISADTQIIKVIQTKWRNKVQLLMKLM, encoded by the coding sequence atgaaaatgaagcaaaatttcagttattttgccATAAGAAATGCCTTCTATCCCCAAGCTGGCATTGGGATCTCAGCAAACACCTTTCTTCTTTGTCTGCACATTGCTGCTGTCTTTGGGGGCCCCAAGTCTAGGCTCACTGACCTGCCCATCACCCACTTGGCTCTGACACACATCCTCATGCTCCTCACCATGGGACTTCTGGTATCTACAGATGTTTGGGAAGCACAGGACATTCCACATGACTTCAAATGCAAAGTGCTTATCTTTCTGAATAAGGTCATGAGGGGACTCTCCATCAGTACCACCTGTGTCCTGAGTGTACTTCAGGCTGTCACCATCAGCCCCAATGGCTCCTGGTTGgccaatttcaaatttaaatccaCTAATACCATTGTgtggttatttcttttcttatgggTCCTCACCATGTCCATCTCTAGCAACCTGATCCTTTGCACAGTGGCCTCACCCAATAAGACCCAGCCTGGTCTTCTGTTTCTCACTAACCACTGTTCCTTCCTGCTCATGAGCTACAGACACAGGTACCTCTTTGTTGCCCTGATGGCATTCAGAGATCTCTTATTTCTGGGCCTTATGGTTCTTTCAAGTGCATACATGATATTTCTCTTGCATAGACATAAACAACGAACCATGTCTCTTCATAGCTCCAGGTTTTCTCCAAGAAGCTCCCCTGAACAAAGGGCCACTCACACCATTCTGCTACTCATCAGCTGCTTTGAGATCCTCTATTGTGTGGACTCCATCATTTCACTATTCATAGGCGTGACATGCATCAATGATCCCATCCTGGTCTGTCTCCAAATGCTTGTGGCCAATGGCTATGGCACCATCAGTCCTTTGGTGCTGATCAGTGCTGATActcaaataataaaagttatacaAACCAAATGGAGAAACAAAGTTCAGCTTCTAATGAAACTCATGTAA